The proteins below come from a single Afipia felis ATCC 53690 genomic window:
- a CDS encoding ABC transporter substrate-binding protein, with translation MTKIKIASLVISSLVAGLVAPAKAEVSKIALADQQSLAFLPTMIMKHEKLLESEVKKSGLGDVPVSWHTFAGGNSATDAMLAGELQFAFSGITPFITLWAKSNGKVKGVVATSSQPEYLNCRDPGLKSVRDFKGSEKIVVPAIKVSTQAVFLQMEAARIWGDAQYERLDPLTVAMSQSDGSVALLSGNNEITCSFTSQPFTYLQLKKPEIHTILNSFDTLGGPATLTMAWTTTDFKEKNPKTYAAFLAAYKKALDIIHNDKPRAAKIYLTLSKDKSITADDVVKIISDPQITFVETPENTMKSVLFMKKVGRIKAAPHSWKDMWFENVHNLKGS, from the coding sequence ATGACAAAGATAAAAATCGCGTCACTCGTAATTAGTTCTCTTGTTGCTGGTTTAGTTGCTCCCGCCAAGGCGGAGGTCTCAAAAATTGCGTTGGCGGATCAGCAAAGTCTGGCATTCCTGCCGACAATGATAATGAAGCACGAGAAGCTTCTCGAGTCAGAGGTTAAAAAGTCGGGTTTGGGAGACGTGCCTGTATCTTGGCATACCTTTGCTGGTGGAAATTCTGCAACCGACGCTATGCTCGCTGGCGAATTGCAATTTGCATTTTCAGGCATCACGCCGTTCATCACCCTGTGGGCGAAGAGCAACGGAAAGGTCAAGGGCGTTGTTGCTACAAGCTCCCAGCCTGAATATTTGAACTGTCGCGATCCTGGATTGAAATCGGTGCGCGATTTCAAGGGCTCGGAAAAGATCGTGGTTCCGGCCATCAAGGTATCGACTCAGGCCGTCTTCCTGCAAATGGAGGCAGCGAGGATATGGGGCGATGCTCAATACGAGCGCCTCGATCCTCTGACGGTTGCGATGTCGCAATCGGATGGTTCGGTTGCTCTCCTGTCAGGGAACAATGAAATCACCTGCAGTTTTACCTCTCAACCGTTCACGTATCTTCAGCTTAAAAAGCCGGAGATCCATACAATTCTGAATTCTTTCGACACTCTCGGTGGTCCGGCGACGCTGACGATGGCCTGGACGACGACTGATTTCAAAGAAAAGAACCCGAAAACATATGCGGCATTTTTGGCGGCCTACAAAAAGGCGCTCGATATCATCCACAATGACAAGCCGAGAGCGGCGAAGATCTATCTCACCTTGTCGAAGGACAAGTCGATCACCGCGGATGACGTGGTAAAAATTATCAGCGATCCGCAGATTACGTTCGTAGAAACGCCGGAAAACACCATGAAGTCGGTACTGTTCATGAAGAAGGTCGGCCGCATCAAGGCGGCACCGCATAGCTGGAAGGATATGTGGTTTGAGAATGTCCATAATCTCAAGGGCAGCTAA
- a CDS encoding thiolase: MQKHPLRGSAAIVGTGLAGIGEAPGRTHLELLAEATAKALDDAGLKLTDVDGLFTANLVNFFPTLTVGEYLGLKPKIAESTNLGGASFIDYALKAAMAIRAGLCDVALICYGSNSRTGAGKHTTSAEMPIHEGAYKPRFPVAAYALAAARHMHEYGTTREDLARVAVAARQWAQLTPFAYRREPTSVEEVLSARMMCDPLTVRDCCLVTDGAGAVIMVSSERARDLKQKPIYFLGGAAAQWHRQISAMPDFTMTAAAESGVRAFEMAGLKPSDVDVVQLYDAFTINVLLFLEDLGFCPKGEGGRFVADGAIAPGGKLPVNTNGGGLSCVHPGMYGIFTMIEAAEQLRGTAGDRQIKNAEIALCHGNGGTLSSQVTALFGTEAAL; this comes from the coding sequence ATGCAAAAACATCCACTTCGAGGTAGCGCTGCCATTGTCGGGACGGGACTGGCGGGCATCGGCGAAGCGCCGGGACGAACACATCTGGAATTGCTCGCCGAAGCTACGGCAAAAGCATTGGATGACGCTGGCCTGAAGCTGACCGATGTCGACGGACTGTTTACGGCAAACCTGGTCAATTTCTTTCCCACGCTTACGGTTGGCGAATATCTCGGTCTGAAGCCGAAGATCGCGGAGAGTACCAATCTGGGTGGCGCTTCCTTCATCGACTACGCATTGAAGGCAGCAATGGCGATCCGCGCCGGCCTGTGTGACGTCGCGCTGATTTGTTACGGCAGCAATTCCCGCACGGGCGCGGGCAAGCATACTACAAGCGCCGAAATGCCGATCCATGAGGGCGCCTATAAACCACGCTTTCCTGTTGCCGCTTATGCATTGGCCGCGGCGCGGCATATGCATGAATACGGCACGACACGGGAAGATCTTGCACGGGTAGCGGTGGCGGCACGGCAATGGGCGCAATTGACGCCGTTCGCCTATCGCCGCGAGCCGACAAGCGTCGAGGAGGTGCTTTCCGCTCGCATGATGTGTGATCCACTCACCGTACGTGACTGCTGTCTCGTCACCGACGGAGCCGGCGCTGTCATCATGGTGTCTTCGGAGCGGGCACGGGATCTTAAGCAGAAGCCGATCTATTTTCTCGGTGGCGCGGCTGCGCAATGGCATCGTCAGATCTCAGCAATGCCTGATTTCACGATGACCGCTGCCGCCGAATCCGGTGTTCGCGCATTCGAAATGGCAGGTTTGAAACCGTCGGATGTGGATGTCGTTCAGCTCTACGACGCCTTCACAATCAACGTGCTCCTGTTTCTCGAGGATCTGGGTTTTTGCCCCAAGGGTGAGGGCGGGCGGTTCGTCGCTGATGGTGCAATTGCGCCGGGCGGGAAGCTGCCGGTCAACACCAATGGTGGCGGCCTGTCCTGCGTTCATCCTGGCATGTACGGCATTTTCACGATGATCGAGGCTGCCGAACAACTCCGCGGCACCGCCGGTGATCGTCAAATCAAGAATGCGGAAATTGCACTGTGCCACGGCAACGGTGGCACATTGTCGAGTCAAGTAACTGCTCTTTTTGGAACTGAGGCTGCTCTATGA
- a CDS encoding Zn-ribbon domain-containing OB-fold protein has translation MSTYDAKHFSGDGPEKVFRSGLDAGKILIQSCASCSSHIFYPRALCPVCGSSDLKCIEASGKGEVYSTTTIRQAPDKGGDYNLSMVTLAEGPRLMTQITGIDPSEVKIGMKVAGAIRKAGEQFAVFFEPA, from the coding sequence ATGAGCACTTATGACGCCAAACATTTTTCAGGCGACGGACCTGAAAAAGTTTTCCGGTCGGGACTCGATGCTGGAAAAATCCTTATCCAATCCTGCGCCTCGTGCTCGTCGCATATCTTTTATCCGCGCGCTCTTTGCCCGGTCTGCGGATCGAGTGATTTGAAGTGCATTGAAGCCAGCGGCAAGGGAGAGGTCTATTCGACGACGACCATTCGACAGGCTCCCGATAAGGGAGGCGACTACAACCTTTCGATGGTGACGTTGGCTGAAGGGCCCCGGCTCATGACGCAGATCACCGGAATTGATCCCAGCGAAGTCAAGATCGGCATGAAAGTCGCCGGCGCCATTCGTAAGGCTGGCGAGCAGTTCGCCGTTTTCTTTGAACCCGCGTGA
- a CDS encoding acyl-CoA dehydrogenase family protein encodes MALDQETFQQLLDTVSRFVTERLIPNEDRMEAEDRVPPDVLSEMKEVGLFSLTIPEEYGGLGLGMEEEALVLMEVGRASCAFRSAFATTIGIGSQGLVMDGTEAQRQRYLPRLASGEIIGSFCLTEPNVGSDSASVRTRAVRDGDCYVINGTKRFITNAPEAGLFTVFARTGGEGAAGISAFLVDASTPGLSLGKIDKKMGQKGSHTCDVIFDDCRVPKEALLGGEENKGFKTAMKVLDRGRLHIAAACVGTAERLIADSLNYAMSRKQFGKAIAEFQLVQAMLADSRMETYAARCMVLDSAKRRDAGENVTTLASCSKLFSTEMLGRVADRAVQIHGGSGYIADFKVERFYRDVRLFRLYEGTSQIQQIIIAKNMMKEAAH; translated from the coding sequence ATGGCGCTCGATCAAGAAACATTCCAGCAGCTTCTCGATACTGTCAGCCGGTTCGTAACCGAGAGACTCATTCCGAACGAAGATCGCATGGAGGCGGAAGATCGCGTTCCGCCCGACGTACTTTCCGAGATGAAAGAGGTTGGCCTGTTCTCTCTCACTATCCCTGAAGAGTATGGCGGTCTTGGTCTCGGGATGGAGGAGGAGGCGCTCGTTCTCATGGAGGTGGGGAGGGCATCCTGCGCATTCCGATCGGCGTTTGCCACCACGATTGGCATAGGATCGCAAGGCCTTGTCATGGATGGGACAGAGGCGCAGCGCCAGCGCTATCTTCCGCGCCTGGCCAGCGGCGAAATCATCGGCTCATTTTGTCTGACGGAGCCGAATGTCGGTTCCGATTCCGCGTCCGTTCGTACGCGAGCCGTCCGCGATGGCGACTGCTACGTCATCAATGGCACCAAACGTTTCATCACCAATGCACCGGAAGCCGGTCTCTTCACTGTGTTTGCCCGAACCGGCGGGGAAGGCGCGGCAGGCATCTCGGCTTTCCTTGTCGATGCGTCCACGCCGGGTTTGAGCCTTGGGAAAATCGACAAGAAGATGGGCCAGAAAGGCAGCCACACCTGCGACGTGATCTTCGATGATTGCCGCGTGCCCAAGGAGGCATTGCTTGGCGGCGAGGAAAATAAAGGCTTCAAGACGGCGATGAAGGTACTGGATCGCGGACGGCTGCATATCGCGGCTGCCTGTGTGGGCACGGCCGAGCGGCTAATCGCGGACAGCCTGAACTATGCGATGAGCCGCAAGCAGTTCGGCAAGGCTATTGCCGAATTTCAGCTTGTGCAGGCGATGCTCGCCGATAGCCGCATGGAGACATATGCGGCGCGGTGCATGGTTCTCGATTCTGCCAAGCGCCGCGACGCCGGCGAAAACGTCACGACGCTGGCATCATGCTCAAAATTATTCTCGACGGAAATGCTGGGCCGCGTAGCCGACCGGGCCGTCCAGATACACGGAGGGTCGGGCTATATCGCCGACTTCAAAGTCGAACGCTTTTATCGCGATGTTCGGCTGTTCCGCCTCTACGAGGGAACAAGTCAGATTCAGCAGATCATCATTGCCAAGAACATGATGAAAGAAGCGGCTCATTAG
- a CDS encoding IclR family transcriptional regulator, translating into MRKERKDLQRAPVEVKGRSPAASRKANAHVKEPRAPQKAKTKKSAGEDRYLITALARGLSVLSAFKPGDDTLTNLELARRTGLAKATVTRLTHTLRYLGYLSNCSETGRFRLHPHVLSLGYPVLANLGIRQMARPAMQELADYSGGTVSLGARDMLHIIFVERVRNRSVVTLPLDVGSCIPIATTSSGRAYIAAISESERAQLLSEIKAAYPQNWPRLKRGIEAACEEYNKFGYCSTIGDWEPNINAVGVPLRLPDGQVLAFTCGGPSSRIQPGMIQDLGDRLKQLAEGVQMVHLSSPASFVAGR; encoded by the coding sequence GTGAGGAAAGAGCGCAAAGATTTGCAGCGAGCACCTGTCGAGGTGAAAGGCCGTTCGCCGGCCGCATCTCGCAAAGCAAATGCACATGTCAAAGAGCCGCGCGCACCTCAAAAAGCAAAGACGAAGAAATCAGCGGGTGAAGACCGCTATTTGATCACGGCGTTGGCGAGAGGCCTTAGCGTGCTGAGTGCTTTCAAGCCCGGCGACGATACACTTACAAATCTTGAACTGGCCCGGCGAACCGGATTGGCAAAAGCCACGGTGACGCGCCTCACTCACACGCTGCGTTATCTGGGTTACTTAAGCAATTGCAGCGAGACCGGCCGGTTTCGGTTGCATCCGCATGTGCTGAGCCTTGGCTACCCGGTTCTGGCCAATCTTGGCATCAGGCAGATGGCCCGGCCTGCGATGCAGGAGCTGGCGGATTACAGCGGCGGCACCGTTTCTCTCGGTGCCCGCGATATGCTTCACATCATCTTTGTCGAGCGCGTGCGAAATCGCTCCGTTGTCACGCTGCCGCTGGATGTCGGATCCTGTATTCCGATTGCTACCACTTCATCGGGGCGCGCTTATATTGCAGCGATTTCGGAAAGCGAGCGCGCGCAGCTTCTCTCGGAGATCAAGGCTGCTTATCCGCAAAATTGGCCGCGTCTCAAGCGAGGGATCGAGGCGGCTTGCGAGGAGTACAATAAGTTCGGCTATTGCTCGACGATTGGTGATTGGGAGCCGAATATCAACGCAGTCGGTGTGCCTCTGCGTCTTCCAGATGGTCAAGTTCTTGCGTTCACCTGCGGTGGCCCTTCCAGCCGCATTCAACCCGGCATGATTCAAGATCTTGGCGACAGGTTGAAGCAACTCGCGGAGGGGGTGCAGATGGTTCATCTCTCCAGTCCAGCCTCGTTCGTGGCAGGCCGCTGA
- a CDS encoding enoyl-CoA hydratase-related protein, which produces MQPVLVEQPAPGITLLRINRPQARNALNLEVRRLMASQIATFNADADMRCLVIAGSDQVFAAGADIAEMADAGPIDMMERAPHQLWQALTACSKPIIAAVNGFALGGGCELAMHADIIVAGESARFGQPEVKIGIIPGGGGTQRLIRAIGKYKAMRLMLTGEFISATEADTMGMVSLVVPDKETEQRAIEMAARIASMPQLAVQMIKEVTLAGADIALDAGLQLERRALHVLFASRDKGEGMHAFLEKRPPHFSGR; this is translated from the coding sequence ATGCAGCCCGTCTTGGTTGAACAACCTGCGCCTGGAATTACGCTTCTCCGCATCAATCGCCCGCAGGCTCGTAACGCTCTCAATCTTGAAGTACGACGCTTGATGGCTTCACAGATTGCGACATTCAACGCCGATGCCGACATGCGATGCCTTGTCATCGCAGGCAGCGATCAAGTTTTTGCCGCCGGTGCCGATATTGCTGAAATGGCAGATGCCGGACCGATTGATATGATGGAACGTGCGCCACATCAGCTCTGGCAGGCGCTCACTGCGTGTTCGAAACCTATCATTGCCGCCGTCAACGGGTTTGCACTCGGAGGCGGATGCGAGCTTGCCATGCACGCCGACATCATCGTCGCGGGCGAGAGCGCTCGCTTTGGTCAGCCCGAGGTCAAGATCGGCATCATTCCCGGCGGCGGCGGAACGCAACGCCTGATCCGCGCCATCGGCAAATACAAAGCAATGCGCCTGATGCTGACGGGAGAATTCATCAGCGCCACGGAAGCAGACACCATGGGCATGGTGAGCCTCGTCGTTCCTGACAAGGAGACCGAGCAACGCGCGATAGAAATGGCGGCACGAATCGCATCGATGCCGCAACTCGCGGTTCAGATGATCAAGGAAGTCACGCTGGCAGGCGCAGACATTGCACTTGATGCCGGGCTCCAACTCGAACGGCGAGCGCTGCATGTCCTTTTCGCTTCGCGGGACAAAGGCGAGGGAATGCACGCCTTCCTCGAAAAACGTCCTCCCCACTTCTCAGGCAGGTAA
- a CDS encoding 3-hydroxyacyl-CoA dehydrogenase, whose amino-acid sequence MASTVEKPDLTVGVVGTGTMGRGIIQVTTAGGMRVIIYDSKTGAADEAKKFVSTMLERLAEKQKMTPDEAKAAIDRILVAKDLKDLASCDVVVEVIVEKLEAKQALFSELEKIVRPDAILASNTSSLSITSIASHCKHPERIGGLHFFNPVPLMKLVEVIGGARTAPWVIENLTSLGKRMTRQPVVVADSPGFLVNHIGRAFVPESLRIVDEGIASPAQIDAIMKDAAGFRMGPFQLFDMVGADVAHPVMESLYDQFYQEPMYRPSPTARRLVEAGMLGRKTGAGFYRYQDGNAEVPAEPARPSLKEKVAVWLGDMDENSASMLRKLLTNATIESGKKPSDIALCIIAPIGPDMASSIKSEQLDPSRTVAIDTLFSVDKRCTIMTSPATAPRYRDAAIAIFDTNHPVTVINDSPGFVAQRVAAMIVNVGCTIAQLGISPPADIDLGARLGLGYALGPLELGDKLGPARVLQILDALYAFYREPRYRASPWLRRRANLGLSLRAPEQMT is encoded by the coding sequence ATGGCATCGACCGTTGAAAAACCAGACCTTACCGTTGGCGTGGTCGGCACCGGCACAATGGGGCGCGGAATCATCCAGGTGACGACCGCTGGCGGCATGCGCGTGATCATTTACGATTCCAAAACAGGGGCTGCCGACGAAGCGAAAAAATTCGTCTCCACGATGCTGGAACGCCTCGCTGAAAAGCAAAAAATGACGCCGGACGAGGCCAAGGCTGCGATAGACCGCATACTGGTCGCCAAAGACCTGAAAGACCTTGCCTCATGCGATGTCGTCGTTGAGGTTATCGTCGAAAAGCTCGAAGCCAAGCAGGCCCTCTTCTCAGAGCTGGAAAAGATTGTCCGGCCGGACGCCATCCTGGCAAGCAACACGTCTTCGCTCTCGATCACGTCCATCGCCTCACACTGCAAGCACCCCGAGCGTATCGGCGGTCTTCATTTCTTTAATCCCGTGCCGTTGATGAAACTGGTCGAAGTGATTGGCGGCGCGCGAACCGCGCCATGGGTGATCGAGAACCTGACGAGCCTCGGAAAGCGGATGACGCGGCAACCGGTCGTCGTCGCGGATAGCCCCGGATTCCTCGTCAATCACATCGGCCGGGCCTTCGTCCCGGAATCGCTGCGCATCGTCGATGAAGGCATCGCCTCGCCTGCGCAGATCGACGCCATCATGAAAGACGCGGCGGGATTCCGCATGGGCCCATTCCAGCTCTTCGACATGGTCGGTGCCGACGTCGCGCATCCGGTGATGGAGTCGCTTTACGATCAGTTTTATCAGGAACCGATGTACCGCCCCTCGCCGACTGCACGGCGGCTCGTCGAGGCTGGAATGCTTGGCCGGAAAACCGGTGCCGGATTCTACCGCTATCAGGATGGGAATGCGGAAGTCCCTGCCGAGCCCGCAAGACCGTCCCTCAAAGAGAAGGTTGCAGTCTGGCTTGGAGACATGGACGAGAATTCCGCCTCAATGCTGCGGAAACTGCTGACCAACGCCACAATCGAGAGTGGTAAAAAGCCTAGCGATATTGCGTTGTGCATAATTGCGCCGATCGGCCCAGACATGGCGAGCTCCATTAAATCGGAGCAACTCGATCCGTCCCGCACCGTTGCCATCGACACGCTGTTTAGCGTCGACAAGCGATGCACGATCATGACAAGTCCCGCCACAGCGCCTCGCTATCGCGACGCGGCGATAGCGATATTTGATACCAACCACCCCGTGACTGTGATCAATGACAGCCCCGGCTTTGTGGCGCAGCGCGTCGCGGCAATGATCGTCAATGTCGGCTGCACCATCGCCCAGCTCGGCATCTCTCCGCCGGCCGACATCGATCTTGGCGCCAGGCTTGGTCTCGGCTATGCGCTTGGACCGCTGGAGTTGGGCGACAAGCTCGGCCCGGCCCGCGTGCTCCAGATTCTCGATGCTCTTTACGCATTTTATCGCGAGCCTCGCTATCGGGCGAGCCCGTGGCTGCGACGTCGCGCGAATCTCGGCCTCTCTCTGCGCGCGCCGGAACAAATGACATGA
- a CDS encoding SDR family oxidoreductase, which translates to MTEEAVVVTGASRGIGLALVEHLAREKHKIIAISRSAPEQPIPAEFVSIDLADAASAREKLREIASRYTVTRLVNNAGAPYPELLDDVTLENYQAAMDINLRAALLCTQAFLPAMRKSRFGRIVNISSRAALGKEMRASYGAAKAGLIGFTRTCALELASAGITVNAVAPGPIATELYLRNNPSDEKSLKAVSSRIPMQRLGRPNEVAAAISFFLSDAASYVTGQVLYVCGGTSVGAAHL; encoded by the coding sequence ATGACGGAAGAAGCTGTCGTCGTCACCGGGGCCAGCCGCGGGATTGGCCTTGCCCTCGTCGAACATTTGGCGCGTGAGAAACACAAGATCATTGCCATCTCGAGAAGCGCACCCGAGCAGCCGATACCTGCTGAGTTCGTCTCGATCGATCTGGCCGACGCCGCATCCGCTCGCGAAAAACTGAGGGAAATTGCTTCACGCTATACCGTTACGCGCCTCGTCAATAATGCCGGCGCTCCGTATCCCGAATTGCTGGATGACGTCACGCTCGAGAACTATCAGGCCGCGATGGATATCAATCTTCGGGCAGCGTTGCTCTGCACACAGGCCTTTCTTCCTGCGATGCGCAAGTCCCGCTTCGGTCGCATCGTCAACATATCGAGCCGCGCCGCGTTGGGAAAAGAAATGCGCGCCTCTTATGGCGCGGCGAAAGCCGGCCTCATAGGCTTTACCCGCACATGCGCTCTCGAGCTGGCGTCCGCAGGCATTACGGTGAATGCCGTCGCGCCCGGCCCCATTGCAACCGAACTTTATCTTCGCAACAATCCGAGCGACGAGAAATCGCTGAAAGCCGTTTCTTCTCGCATTCCCATGCAGCGCCTCGGCCGGCCCAATGAAGTCGCTGCTGCGATATCATTTTTCCTGAGCGATGCGGCTTCCTACGTCACAGGCCAGGTCCTGTACGTTTGCGGCGGCACGAGCGTCGGAGCCGCCCATTTATGA
- a CDS encoding acetate--CoA ligase family protein produces the protein MSEHPERFDALFQPRGIALIGASADLTRIGGQPIKALQSAGYAGRIYPVNPKYEAIAGIPCVADIANIDGPCDLAIIAVRADMAADAIIKCGAKGIKFAIVLSGGFREIGESGKAQEEALVAAGRKAGVRIIGPNCQGMLAVHDRVFAVFGSIAGETDLRAGNVSLCFQSGGVGFAIATLCDSLGIGLRHCVSTGNEADIKAPELIEALLEDPETSIVGTYLEGVADGRALMAAGDKAMRLGKPVLLWKGGKSETGARAAASHTAQLTGSYDIFRSACSQAGIIEVEDSEEMADLIRAFSPGRLPDGQTVGVIGISGGMGIVFADAAIAHGLELPAFSDTTVETLTRIIPSFGSSANPADVTASVFNDAAILTKAIQAILDDPCIHQLCLLLASVPDPIATQIAEVVIAAAAGSPKPILIGWSLKRRRAENAYALFEAAGIPIFQTPGRTARAAAGLARYAAMKASYRPMSGAIQHHALAPQLKGETTLDEQASKRLLASYGVHTPREVLVQLDQDLAERIAGLTYPMVVKIVSEDIPHKTEAGGVILNLPDRQAVELAAARVVANAKNYKPTAKISGVLVSEMIGDASEMIIGAVNDEAFGPVIVVGFGGIFAEVLKDTTYRIAPCDPATARQMLEELQGYAILNGARGKPMADVDALVSAIVAASNLVWDLRDQIKEMDINPLLVRPKGQGVLAADALIVPIEQKAKTLDIIATPAI, from the coding sequence ATGAGCGAGCATCCCGAAAGATTTGACGCGCTCTTCCAACCTCGCGGCATCGCCCTCATCGGCGCGTCAGCGGATCTGACCCGTATCGGAGGCCAGCCTATCAAGGCGCTGCAGTCCGCCGGTTATGCGGGGCGTATTTATCCCGTCAACCCGAAATATGAAGCCATCGCCGGCATACCTTGCGTAGCCGATATCGCAAACATCGATGGCCCATGCGACCTCGCCATCATCGCCGTTCGCGCGGATATGGCGGCGGACGCAATCATCAAATGCGGGGCCAAGGGAATTAAATTCGCAATCGTCCTCAGCGGCGGCTTCAGGGAGATCGGCGAGAGCGGCAAGGCTCAAGAGGAAGCGCTCGTCGCCGCGGGGCGAAAGGCCGGCGTCCGCATCATCGGACCGAACTGTCAGGGAATGCTTGCCGTACACGATAGGGTCTTCGCTGTATTCGGATCCATCGCGGGCGAGACCGACCTGCGTGCCGGCAACGTATCGCTGTGTTTTCAAAGCGGCGGCGTTGGCTTCGCCATCGCAACGCTATGCGACTCTCTTGGTATCGGCCTTCGGCATTGTGTCTCGACGGGAAACGAGGCGGATATCAAAGCACCAGAATTGATCGAAGCCCTTCTCGAAGATCCTGAGACATCAATTGTGGGTACATATCTTGAGGGCGTGGCGGATGGCCGCGCGCTGATGGCTGCTGGCGACAAGGCCATGCGGCTCGGCAAGCCCGTCCTGCTCTGGAAGGGCGGCAAAAGCGAAACCGGCGCAAGGGCCGCTGCCTCCCATACCGCACAGTTGACCGGAAGCTACGACATCTTCCGATCTGCCTGCAGCCAGGCCGGCATTATCGAGGTCGAGGATTCCGAGGAAATGGCCGATCTCATTCGCGCCTTCTCCCCAGGACGGCTGCCGGACGGTCAGACCGTGGGCGTGATCGGCATATCGGGAGGCATGGGAATTGTGTTCGCCGACGCCGCCATTGCGCATGGCTTGGAGCTCCCAGCGTTCAGCGACACAACGGTCGAAACGCTGACGCGCATCATCCCAAGCTTCGGTTCCTCGGCCAATCCGGCAGACGTCACAGCATCCGTCTTCAACGACGCTGCCATCCTGACGAAAGCTATCCAGGCTATTCTGGATGATCCCTGCATTCACCAGCTTTGCTTGCTGTTGGCCTCCGTACCCGATCCCATCGCCACTCAGATCGCTGAGGTTGTGATTGCGGCGGCAGCTGGCAGTCCCAAACCCATTCTTATCGGCTGGTCGCTCAAACGCCGGCGCGCGGAGAACGCCTACGCCCTGTTCGAGGCGGCAGGCATTCCGATATTCCAAACGCCCGGTCGTACCGCACGCGCCGCTGCGGGCTTGGCCCGATACGCCGCCATGAAAGCGTCGTACCGGCCGATGTCCGGCGCAATTCAACACCATGCACTGGCTCCGCAATTAAAGGGAGAAACGACACTTGACGAGCAAGCAAGCAAACGTCTGCTCGCATCGTATGGTGTACACACGCCTCGAGAAGTTCTGGTGCAACTCGATCAGGATCTGGCAGAGCGTATCGCCGGCCTGACCTATCCGATGGTGGTGAAAATCGTCTCGGAAGATATCCCACACAAAACCGAAGCGGGAGGTGTCATCCTCAATCTTCCCGATCGTCAGGCGGTCGAACTTGCAGCCGCCCGCGTCGTGGCAAATGCTAAAAATTATAAACCCACTGCAAAAATCAGCGGTGTGCTCGTTTCCGAAATGATTGGCGATGCCAGCGAAATGATCATCGGGGCCGTCAATGACGAAGCGTTCGGGCCGGTGATTGTTGTCGGGTTCGGCGGAATATTTGCAGAGGTTCTGAAGGACACAACTTACAGGATTGCGCCATGCGACCCGGCGACTGCCCGGCAGATGCTCGAAGAACTGCAGGGCTACGCTATTCTTAACGGCGCCCGCGGAAAACCGATGGCTGATGTGGATGCCCTGGTATCCGCAATCGTCGCAGCCTCAAATCTCGTTTGGGATCTGCGAGATCAGATCAAGGAGATGGACATCAATCCCCTCCTTGTTCGACCTAAGGGCCAAGGGGTGCTGGCTGCCGACGCGCTTATCGTTCCTATCGAACAGAAAGCGAAAACCCTCGACATAATCGCAACGCCAGCAATCTGA